A window of [Clostridium] innocuum genomic DNA:
TTTATGATGTACGGATTTCCAATCAACTGCCTGTGTAGAAGGAATATTCTGGAATACGATTTCTTTACCCTTTTCAGAAAGATATTCGCACGCCTGTATTTCTTCATCATTTAATGCTGTAAATTGAGCAAGAAGGGTTCTGCCTTCTTCCTGTGATACCGGTCCGAGAGTGATTTTATTACCTACATTTACACCGCCTTTCTCCAGTTTCTCGAACACAATAGGTGATCTGGCTATCAGAATATAATTTCGTTCACTCTCTGATGCCTGCTTCGCCTTGATCAATGCCTGCTCAACGGTATAAATAAAAACTTTCATTCCCACTGCAGCATTTTTGTAAATCTGACGCATTGTTGGATCATTCGATATTTCATCATCCACCAGCAGAATACCGTTGTTCTGGAAAATCTTGCTCCACATGGTAACTGTTTGTCCATGAATTGCCCGATCATCCACTCTTGTAAAAACAAATGACATATGTCCAGCCTCCTTTTTGTACTAATCTTAATCAAATTATTACATACAATTATTTTATTGTCTATACAAAAATTAAAATTTATTAAATTTGTTATGCTATAAAAAAAGGTACTATCAATTTTAAAATTTTTTATTTTGCTGATTTTTAGACATTCTTCTTTATTGTCCTGGAAAGTAAAGAAAATAAAATATTATAAAACTAGGTTTTTTCGTAAATCTATAAAGAAAAAGCATACAATTCTCTGCTTTGTACATATAAAAGTAATAAAAATACTCAGGTTGACAATAGAATCCGAGCATGATAATAATGAAATTAGAAATGATTGGAGGTCATATTATGGACTATGATTTTGGAAAAGCATCTACCATCCCATCTGTATTTAACGACGAAACAAGAGAATTGCAGGTACCACCGGATACTGTGATTGAGGAAATCGCAATCCGCAGAATGAAGGATATGCGTGAATTATTCCGTAATTCTGTAGATTATGAGGATGATTATCCTCTGTATTACATGTATAACGGTATCTACCGCAGCGCCCACAAAGAGATCTTTAAGAGTCAGCATATCCGTTATGAATATACCATCCTAATGCCACAGACGATTCATAAGGAAATGATGAAAGCTCACGGTCATATTCATGGCGTACATCCGATTAAGAAAACAAGGCACATTGAAGCATATGAGGTTCTTCAGGGTACAGGATTTTTTGAATTATTTGCCTATGAAGAAAACAGTATTCAGGTGATTATGTTAAATGTGAAGCCTGGGGATTATTTAATCATTCCTAGCGGTTATTACCATTTATCCATCAATACGGGAAAAGATCCGTTTATATTTGGTGATCTGATTATTGAAGATGCCAATAGTGAATATGGACATCTGAAAGAAATGAAAGGTGCTCCAGTCTTTGTTATGGAAGGTTCCTCAGGTTCGCCGGAATTCGTATTGAATAAACAGTATCATGAACATGAAATCAGAATTACGCAATTGAATGCGGAAGAGGTCCCTTGGGAAAATCCAGTTGATCCAATCCCTTTATATGCACATTTCATTGCAGATCCGGATGCATTCAGCTTTCTAAAATAACATAATGCAGGAAACCTGCAGTAAAAGAAAAGAGAAATTCTATCACTGTTTCTTTCTTACTTTAGGGTATATGAAAAAGGGAGACTTCAACTTCTATTGATAAAACCAATCATGTTGAATCTCCCTGTTTTATGTTTACCCACAATCGGGAAAGAGCCCTGTCACTGATTTCTCTTTTTTCGTTCCTATTATATTTTACACTTCAGCTTCTCCAGTAACGGACCAAGCAAATGTTCATCTTCTTTCCGCATTCCGTACTCTCCTATCCGGATATGCGGTTTATAGCTGCCGTGAAAATCACTGCCGCCACTGATCAGCAAATGCTTTTGTAATGCATATTCCTTAAAATAGTTCTGCTGATCCATGGTGTGATAGGTTGTAAATACTTCGATGCCATCCAGCCCCATGGAACAAATTTCATTCAGTAAAGCATCCTTCTTGAAAAAAGCAACACCGGGATGGGCAAGGACCGCGATCCCATTATACTCATGTATCAGTTGTATTACATCCTCTGCCTGAGGATATGGTACAGGAACAAACGCCTCTTTACCATAAGAACAAGAATCCCAATAGAAATTGACGACTGCATTACCCGCCCTCTTTCCACCTTCATAATAGTCCTGCAGCTGCTGCAGATGCTCTCTTTGCGCATGAGCTAAAAACGTTCCGTAAATCACCTGAAAAGGATTTTCCTTTCTGCACCGTTCCATAAGCGTATCAACCTGCAAATCAACATGGTACAGCTCTTCAAGACGCTGTGCCTTGCTTTTGAAAGCCGCAAATTCCAGTTCATTTATTCTTTCATGAAGATGTTCGAATACCGGGGCATGATATTGCAGCTGAAAACCGATGATATGTGTTTCATATCCATGAAACAGAGAATCAAATTCAATTGCAGGTAATACAGCAATTCCCTGTTTCTTTCCTTCCCGATACATTTCATCAATTCCCTGCATACAATTATGATCACAAAGAGCAACCGTATGCAGTCCTGCTTTCTTTGCAAGTTCAATTAATGCAGAGCATTCATACTCTCCATCGATACTCCAGATAGAATGCATATGAAGATCCTTGCTTACACGATTAGAATTCCGCATCTTCATCAGCTTCCTCTACATTTGATAGCTGCAATTCCATAATGCTTTCTCTTCCCTTCGCGATACAGTGCTTACACAATGCATCCAGATCCATAAAATTTCTGGATATATAAGCTTCCAGTACCATGATGAGATTACAGCCGGAAATAATATGAAGATCATGTTTTCTCTGCGCTTGTAGTATCTGAGCCTGATTTGCGGGAGATCCCCCCGGTATGTCACAAAATATCAAAATACCGTCACCTTGGTCCAGTTCATCACATTTTAAGGATAATTTTTCATGAAAATCTGCCGGATCATCCTTCTCCTGTAAACATAAAACATCCAGAAGATCACTTTCATCATTGAAAAAACAATACGTTTCTTTCAGTCCCTGAGCCAGAGGTCCATGTGAAATCAAAAGTATTCCTATCATTATAATTTCCTCCTTTTCTACATCATACCTTGATTTTTTTCTTCAGTCAATAATTTGTTTATACATATGACAAATGATGTATACATATATATTTTTGTATAGACAATTTATTTTTTCAATGCTATAATGCAATCGTAAAGATCCCATGATATAAGCAATATTGGATCGGAAAGGATAGGATACCATATGAAGTATTTAACATCAGCATCTAATTACGAAAAGCACCCCACCACTGTCATACAGGGACATGACAATCAAGCCGTACGAGGTTATGAGGACATATGCAAATGGATCAAAACCAAAATGACCAAAGAGCGCAATATCGTTTGTGTCGACTGCTACATTGGCGTAGATCAGGAGGAACTGCTGGAAGGTTTATGTAAATATCTGACTTTTGATAAAATTATTTGCAGTGATACGATTTTTTATGATAATGATAAGATCTATGAGCTTTTAAAGCGTAACATTACCGATGACCGTGTATATGGAATTGCTTATTACGGAAAGTGGATGGATTTAGTAGATCCGCAAAGACTGGCAAATGCCCGTGAAGAAGCAGATACAGCCACTGGTAATATTTTGATTCTTGGTACTGCTGCAGACTACATCACAAAGAGTGATATTCTTGTTCTTGCGGATATGACAATCTGGGAAATTCAGATGCGCTACCGTCATGAGCATCTGCCGAACTTCCATACAGATAATGCAGATGAAGACATGATACGAAAGTTCAAAAGGGGATATTTCATTGACTGGAGAATAGGTAATGTACATAAGCAAAGCCTATATGATAAATTTGACTTCTATCTGGATACTGTAAAGCACAATGATCCCCGCATGATTGACAGAGAAGCATTTGAGGATGGTCTAACACAGCTTTTACAGCAGCCGTTTCGAACAGTACCGTTCTTCGATGAAGGACTCTGGGGCGGTCAGTGGATGAAGGAGGTTTGTGATGTAGAGGATAAAGACAGAATCAATTATGCATGGAGTTATAATCTTCTGTTCCAGGAAAATGAGGTAAACATCACATTTAAAGATATTTCAGTAAATATTCCAGGCTATACTTTGATGCAGCGTTTTCCAAAGCAATTGATCGGCGAAAAAGGCTTTGCCAGATTTGGTGCAGAGTATCCGATTCGTTATGATTTCCTAGATACGATGGAAGGTGGAAACTTATCCCTGCAGGTACATCCAAACCAGCAATATATGGTACAAAATTTTGCGATGCCTTTTACACAGGATGAAAGCTATTACTATCTTGACTGTGCAAGTGATGAAGAAACTTACATATATCTCGGTTTAACTGATGAGGCTAACCGTGAAGAGATGGAACGTGATCTCAGACTGGCATCTGAAGGAAAAATTGATTTTCCTGCTGAAAAGTATGCAAATAAGCTGCCAGCTAAAAAACATGATCACTTCAGCATACCGGCAGGTACAGTACATTGTTCCGGAGCTAATACAATGGTCTTAGAAATTTCCTCTTCACCTTGTATTTTCACTTTCAAATTATGGGATTGGGGAAGAATTGGTTTAGACGGACTTCCAAGACCTGTTCATATTGATCATGGTATGAAGAACATTCAATGGGATAAGCATACCAGCTGGATTAAAGAAAAATGTGCTTTTGATCCGGTATTGATAGAAGAAGACAGTGTACATAAAGAAGAACGTACGGGATTGTGTGAACTTCAATTTCTGGAATGCAGAAGAATCTGGATGACTGGAAAAACAACGCATTGCACAGATGGAGAAACCAATGCTCTGAATTTAATCAGCGGTAAGGAAGCTCTCATTGAAAGTCCGGAAGGACAATTTGCGCCATTCGTCATTCATTTTGCTGAAAGCGTATGTATCCCTGCAACCATAAGGTCTTATACGATTACACCATATGGAGAAAGTGAAGGAAAAGAAGTCGCTATCATGAAAACATTTGTCCGTTTCTAATATGAAACGACTATATCGTATTAAGCCGATTGGTCATTACCGGATATGGGGAAGTGATACACTGGGAGACCAATTCCATCTCACAAATCCCAGATCCATAGGTGAAATCAGCTGTGCCAGTGCGAATTCCTCATGTGATTGCGAGATATATGAGGAAGCGTATACCTTATCTGATTTTTATAAGAATCATCCTGAATATTTTCATCTGTCATGTAAACAATTTCCCCTGCGTATAAATATAATGGCAGCAAATGAGGATTTATCTATTCAGGTACATCCTGATAAAACATCCACAACAGACGCTCAGCCGGAAGCCTGGTATGTCATTCACAGTGATGGCTCCCGGTTATGTCTGGGGCACAACTGGCAAAAGAAACAGGATTTTCTGGATGCGGTTGCTCATCACAAGCTTCTTAATGGAATTCGCTATCTTCCCTGTGCCAGCAATGACTATTTCTATTTACAGCCGGGAACCGTACATGCGGTAGGTAAGGGATCTCTGATATACGAACTCACATGTCAATCTGATATCACATATCGGCTTTATGATTATGAACGAACAGATGAATCAGGACATAAGCGACCCCTGCATATAGAACAGGCTGCAAAGTATATATACTATCCGCAAGTATTGAAACAGCGCACACCGATACAATTGATACAAAGCAGAGATTGTATACAGACAGTATACCAAAATGATCCCGGCATCTTTACGTTAAAGAAAATAGAGCTGCATGGAGATACCACGATACACCATAAGGATTTCCACCTCCTAACGGTAATTGAAGGAAACGGCACGATCAACGACGAACATATAAACAAATGGGATACACTTCTTCAAATTTGTGATACAAAACTTCATCTATGTGGTGATATGACAATCATGGCAGCGAGCTTTAAAGAAGCAAAGACTTCCTGCATAGCCACATAACCCTATGTATGACATAACGATAGCGAAACACAACTCTATAGCATCTGCAAACAGTAAATGCGTTATCCAAACTATCCGTTTAATACTAAGCTGTATTTGCAGTTTTCCTATCAATAGTGCATGTATATAATGGGCAAAGTCTTTTGGAACTTACCTTACAAAATAAAACCCTGAAGTTATAGAGGACATAATATCCATAACTTACAGGGTTTTTATCTTATTCTTTACAGCAGAGATGCCGCTTCTTCGTCCACAATCAGAGTGAAATGAGGATGCAATGTCAGAATGGAGGCTGGCACATCCTGATCAACCACCTGTTCCAGCAGTGTTTTGATAATGCCTGCTTTTTTTACTCCGCTGGCAATCATGACGATATGTCTGGCACGCATAATACTGCGTGGACCCATTGTAATATAATACTCAGGAACATCTTCCTCAACATTATGAAACTCCGGCAAGATGCGTGCTTTTAAACGCTGATCATTTTCCACACGGGTTGTCAGATCACCAAATTTTGTCGTCTGTGGCAGATTACCGCAAAAGTGACCGTCTGCCCCTACTCCCAAAATCACCATATCAAGCCCACCGTCTTTTTCAATGCGCTCGTCCTGTGTCTGATAATTAAACTGATCGAGCTTATGAATCTGTTCTTCTTTTATGTGTGCAGGTGTAAAGAATGCATCCCGCAGACCGGATATCGTAACACCCTCACGGTCCTCTTTTCGATAGGGTATTTCATCAAAGTTATAGAAATGCACATGCTGAAACTGTTTTTTATCTTTTACCATAGGTACCAAAATTTCATACATACGCTGCGGTGTCGTCCCACCTGTTATCGAAAGATTTACTCGTTCCCTATCCTGATACATATAACTCATCACATAGCCTGCGGCTACCTGACTCATCTCTTCAACGTCTTTACCGATTATCATTTTCATTTTTATATTCTCCTTAACATATAATATTCATAATTTCCTGACCAGCAGATACTGCATGCTCTTTATCTTTCACAAACAGGTCGAGATACTGGTTGGCGTTCGTGATGATCATAATGACATCACTATTGTAGTTTTCTTCTTTTATTTTCGCCTGATCAAATCGTATTAAGGCAGTTCCCTTAGTAACCGTGTCTCCCAGCTGTACTTCAGAAGTGAAAAAGGCACCGTTTAAATTCACCGTATCAATTCCGATATGAAGAAGGATATCCACACCCTCACTGCTTCGGATACCGATTGCATGCAGTGTAGGGAACAGGGCGGTTACCTCACCATCCACCGGAGCATATATAACATCCTCCTCTGAATGGAAGGCAATGGTTTTTCCCATTTTCTCCTGTGCAAAGGTATCATCCGGCAGCTCCTTCACATCTGTAAAGCTGCCATTTACCGGACTGTACACGGATATGACCTTATCATCCATTGATGCTGTTATTGTAGGTTTTACGATTGCCTGTACTTCCTTGATATTTACGCTTCCATCCTCTTCGATCAGCTTATTTTTCAATAGAAAGATAATGGCCATTGTTACAGCAATGGAAACAGGCAGACCAATGGCAATTCCCATAAAGCCTTCTCCAAATGTTGCAGGGATGGTAATCAAAGAGGACATGACCATGGCATACTCCGCACCATTGAATGCCGCACAGATAGCAGCACCAATTCCTCCACCAATCATCGTTGCTATCATAGCAACCTTATATTTTACAATGATGCCATATAAACCTGGCTCTGTAACTCCCAGAAATCCTGAAATTGCTGCGGATAGAGATATATTCTTCATTTTTTCATTCCGCTTACGCAATATCAGATAGATAGCTAATGGCGCAGCAGCCTGTGCCATAGTACTCATATAATTCATAGCTCCAATTGTTGTGAATCCATAGGTAGCAAGCTGCTGAGATACGATTGCACGTACTGCATGATGCGTTCCTGTAAGAACGGTCAGCGGACGCAAGAAGCCAATCACAAATCCGGCGATAATCGGTGAGAAGCTGATTAGTGCCTGTACTCCCTCGGCAAGGTACTCACCGATATAAAATCCAAGTGGACAAATCATAACCAGAGAGACAGGTATGATGATAACCAGTGACAGCATCGGTGTAAAGATAACACTGATAATATCCGGGATATGCTTCTCAAAAAAGCGGTATACATAGCTTAATATCCAAACGGATAAAATGATCGGTATGACAGAGGCATTATAATCTAAATATGGCACACTGATAAAGCCGAAAACCTGAAAGCTTTCCAAGCCTGCATTGATGCCCTCATACATAGTCGGATGCATCATACTGCCGGCAACCGCCAACGCCATATATGGGTTTGTCTTAAACCGCTTTGCGGCAGATACGGCTAATAGAAACGGATAGAAATAAAACATACCATCCGATACGATATTCAATAGATTAAAGAGATTGCTTCCCCATTCAATCCATCCAAACTCCCAGAACATAAAGAGAAAGCCTTTGATCATACCTCCACCGATAATCGGAGGCAGACTTGGAATTAAAATGGAGGATATTGTCTCCAACAGATTTGATAGGAAGGATTTCTTCTCCTTTGGCCCTGTCTCCTTTTCTTCATCATTGAAAGCTGTTAATGCGGTAAGTGCCTGATAGACCTTTGTCACCTTACTGCCTACAATAACCTGAAACTGCCCGTTTTGTTCCTGTACCCCCAATACTCCCTCCAACTGCTCAATATACTTGACATCTGCTTTTTTTCTATCTTTTAAGGTGAATCGCAATCTGGTAACACAATGGGTCAGATTTTTAATATTTTCCTCTTTCCCTATATGATCCAGGATTGCTTTTGCTAAATCCTGATTTTTCATAAATGACTCCATTCCCCCGCACTTTGCGTGCGGACACAAATATTACACGAAGGTTGCTTCATACTACAAACTGGATTTTCTCTTTCACTATCTCCTATTGCATTTTCAGTAAACGGTTAATATGTAAGGTAAGATATAATTTTTCACTATCTGCTGATGTATTTTGATAAAGTACATCCATTTTGTCTGCAATACTTTGTGCACAGGCATATGCCTTTGGATATTTTTCCTGTACAATCTCCAGCAGTTCATCATTGATGGATTCCTCTATTTCAAAATTCAGCTGACGGATCAGATAATATCTTAAATGTGTTATGAAACGGGAGAACGATGTACTGTTCTGATCAATCGTACAATCAAAATATGTTTCTATATAGGAAACAATTTCTGCCATAACATCTGTCTGCTGTGAAACATCATATGCTTCGCTCAGTCCACCTAATGCATTTACGACATGCATTGTCAGAAATACGGCTTCTCCCTGTGGAAGGTCTACATGCAAACGTTCCTTAATCAGACGCAGTGCGTAGTAGCCAACTTCCATTTCTTTAGGATAAAACTGCTTGATTTCGTTTGCGAGAGGATGATCTATCAGCATATGCTTCTGCATGCGTTCCATTGTAAATTTTAGATGATCCGCAAGTGCAAACATCAGGTTTCCGGAAACCGGTTTACCCAGCATTT
This region includes:
- a CDS encoding mannose-6-phosphate isomerase, translating into MKRLYRIKPIGHYRIWGSDTLGDQFHLTNPRSIGEISCASANSSCDCEIYEEAYTLSDFYKNHPEYFHLSCKQFPLRINIMAANEDLSIQVHPDKTSTTDAQPEAWYVIHSDGSRLCLGHNWQKKQDFLDAVAHHKLLNGIRYLPCASNDYFYLQPGTVHAVGKGSLIYELTCQSDITYRLYDYERTDESGHKRPLHIEQAAKYIYYPQVLKQRTPIQLIQSRDCIQTVYQNDPGIFTLKKIELHGDTTIHHKDFHLLTVIEGNGTINDEHINKWDTLLQICDTKLHLCGDMTIMAASFKEAKTSCIAT
- a CDS encoding PTS sugar transporter subunit IIA — encoded protein: MIGILLISHGPLAQGLKETYCFFNDESDLLDVLCLQEKDDPADFHEKLSLKCDELDQGDGILIFCDIPGGSPANQAQILQAQRKHDLHIISGCNLIMVLEAYISRNFMDLDALCKHCIAKGRESIMELQLSNVEEADEDAEF
- a CDS encoding PTS sugar transporter subunit IIB, with the protein product MSFVFTRVDDRAIHGQTVTMWSKIFQNNGILLVDDEISNDPTMRQIYKNAAVGMKVFIYTVEQALIKAKQASESERNYILIARSPIVFEKLEKGGVNVGNKITLGPVSQEEGRTLLAQFTALNDEEIQACEYLSEKGKEIVFQNIPSTQAVDWKSVHHK
- a CDS encoding PTS transporter subunit EIIC; amino-acid sequence: MKNQDLAKAILDHIGKEENIKNLTHCVTRLRFTLKDRKKADVKYIEQLEGVLGVQEQNGQFQVIVGSKVTKVYQALTALTAFNDEEKETGPKEKKSFLSNLLETISSILIPSLPPIIGGGMIKGFLFMFWEFGWIEWGSNLFNLLNIVSDGMFYFYPFLLAVSAAKRFKTNPYMALAVAGSMMHPTMYEGINAGLESFQVFGFISVPYLDYNASVIPIILSVWILSYVYRFFEKHIPDIISVIFTPMLSLVIIIPVSLVMICPLGFYIGEYLAEGVQALISFSPIIAGFVIGFLRPLTVLTGTHHAVRAIVSQQLATYGFTTIGAMNYMSTMAQAAAPLAIYLILRKRNEKMKNISLSAAISGFLGVTEPGLYGIIVKYKVAMIATMIGGGIGAAICAAFNGAEYAMVMSSLITIPATFGEGFMGIAIGLPVSIAVTMAIIFLLKNKLIEEDGSVNIKEVQAIVKPTITASMDDKVISVYSPVNGSFTDVKELPDDTFAQEKMGKTIAFHSEEDVIYAPVDGEVTALFPTLHAIGIRSSEGVDILLHIGIDTVNLNGAFFTSEVQLGDTVTKGTALIRFDQAKIKEENYNSDVIMIITNANQYLDLFVKDKEHAVSAGQEIMNIIC
- a CDS encoding glucosamine-6-phosphate deaminase; the encoded protein is MKMIIGKDVEEMSQVAAGYVMSYMYQDRERVNLSITGGTTPQRMYEILVPMVKDKKQFQHVHFYNFDEIPYRKEDREGVTISGLRDAFFTPAHIKEEQIHKLDQFNYQTQDERIEKDGGLDMVILGVGADGHFCGNLPQTTKFGDLTTRVENDQRLKARILPEFHNVEEDVPEYYITMGPRSIMRARHIVMIASGVKKAGIIKTLLEQVVDQDVPASILTLHPHFTLIVDEEAASLL
- a CDS encoding PHP domain-containing protein, which gives rise to MKMRNSNRVSKDLHMHSIWSIDGEYECSALIELAKKAGLHTVALCDHNCMQGIDEMYREGKKQGIAVLPAIEFDSLFHGYETHIIGFQLQYHAPVFEHLHERINELEFAAFKSKAQRLEELYHVDLQVDTLMERCRKENPFQVIYGTFLAHAQREHLQQLQDYYEGGKRAGNAVVNFYWDSCSYGKEAFVPVPYPQAEDVIQLIHEYNGIAVLAHPGVAFFKKDALLNEICSMGLDGIEVFTTYHTMDQQNYFKEYALQKHLLISGGSDFHGSYKPHIRIGEYGMRKEDEHLLGPLLEKLKCKI
- a CDS encoding mannose-6-phosphate isomerase, whose protein sequence is MKYLTSASNYEKHPTTVIQGHDNQAVRGYEDICKWIKTKMTKERNIVCVDCYIGVDQEELLEGLCKYLTFDKIICSDTIFYDNDKIYELLKRNITDDRVYGIAYYGKWMDLVDPQRLANAREEADTATGNILILGTAADYITKSDILVLADMTIWEIQMRYRHEHLPNFHTDNADEDMIRKFKRGYFIDWRIGNVHKQSLYDKFDFYLDTVKHNDPRMIDREAFEDGLTQLLQQPFRTVPFFDEGLWGGQWMKEVCDVEDKDRINYAWSYNLLFQENEVNITFKDISVNIPGYTLMQRFPKQLIGEKGFARFGAEYPIRYDFLDTMEGGNLSLQVHPNQQYMVQNFAMPFTQDESYYYLDCASDEETYIYLGLTDEANREEMERDLRLASEGKIDFPAEKYANKLPAKKHDHFSIPAGTVHCSGANTMVLEISSSPCIFTFKLWDWGRIGLDGLPRPVHIDHGMKNIQWDKHTSWIKEKCAFDPVLIEEDSVHKEERTGLCELQFLECRRIWMTGKTTHCTDGETNALNLISGKEALIESPEGQFAPFVIHFAESVCIPATIRSYTITPYGESEGKEVAIMKTFVRF
- a CDS encoding PRD domain-containing protein encodes the protein MKVINRINNNVVLIKDGTQKMIVTGKGLGFQVYPGNDVNEQLIEQRFILQEHTDDVYYIKLLKSLPMETLNVCEEIIVKANEMLGKPVSGNLMFALADHLKFTMERMQKHMLIDHPLANEIKQFYPKEMEVGYYALRLIKERLHVDLPQGEAVFLTMHVVNALGGLSEAYDVSQQTDVMAEIVSYIETYFDCTIDQNSTSFSRFITHLRYYLIRQLNFEIEESINDELLEIVQEKYPKAYACAQSIADKMDVLYQNTSADSEKLYLTLHINRLLKMQ
- a CDS encoding glucose-6-phosphate isomerase, giving the protein MDYDFGKASTIPSVFNDETRELQVPPDTVIEEIAIRRMKDMRELFRNSVDYEDDYPLYYMYNGIYRSAHKEIFKSQHIRYEYTILMPQTIHKEMMKAHGHIHGVHPIKKTRHIEAYEVLQGTGFFELFAYEENSIQVIMLNVKPGDYLIIPSGYYHLSINTGKDPFIFGDLIIEDANSEYGHLKEMKGAPVFVMEGSSGSPEFVLNKQYHEHEIRITQLNAEEVPWENPVDPIPLYAHFIADPDAFSFLK